Proteins encoded by one window of Octopus bimaculoides isolate UCB-OBI-ISO-001 chromosome 4, ASM119413v2, whole genome shotgun sequence:
- the LOC106881201 gene encoding calmodulin isoform X1 has product MADQLTEEQIAEFKEAFSLFDKDGDGTITTKELGTVMRSLGQNPTEAELQDMINEVDADGNGTIDFPEFLTMMARKMKDTDSEEEIREAFRVFDKDGNGFISAAELRHVMTNLGEKLTDEEVDEMIREADIDGDGQVNYEEFVTMMTSK; this is encoded by the exons gCTGATCAACTTACAGAAGAACAGATTGCTG AATTCAAAGAAGCTTTCAGTTTGTTTGACAAAGATGGAGATGGGACCATCACAACGAAAGAGTTGGGAACAGTAATGAGGTCACTTGGTCAAAATCCCACAGAAGCTGAATTACAAGATATGATAAATGAAGTAGATGCTGATG GAAATGGAACCATTGATTTTCCTGAATTTTTGACCATGATGGCCCGAAAAATGAAAGACACAGATAGTGAAGAAGAAATCAGAGAAGCATTCCGTGTCTTTGACAAAGATGGAAATGGTTTCATCAGTGCAGCAGAATTGCGTCATGTAATGACAAATTTAGGAGAAAAGTTGACGGACGAAGAAGTTGATGAAATGATCAGGGAGGcagatattgatggtgatggccAGGTTAATTATGAAG agtTCGTTACAATGATGACTTCCAAGTAG
- the LOC106881201 gene encoding calmodulin isoform X2, with translation MADQLTEEQIAEFKEAFSLFDKDGDGTITTKELGTVMRSLGQNPTEAELQDMINEVDADGNGTIDFPEFLTMMARKMKDTDSEEEIREAFRVFDKDGNGFISAAELRHVMTNLGEKLTDEEVDEMIREADIDGDGQVNYEEFVTMMTSK, from the exons ATG gCTGATCAACTTACAGAAGAACAGATTGCTG AATTCAAAGAAGCTTTCAGTTTGTTTGACAAAGATGGAGATGGGACCATCACAACGAAAGAGTTGGGAACAGTAATGAGGTCACTTGGTCAAAATCCCACAGAAGCTGAATTACAAGATATGATAAATGAAGTAGATGCTGATG GAAATGGAACCATTGATTTTCCTGAATTTTTGACCATGATGGCCCGAAAAATGAAAGACACAGATAGTGAAGAAGAAATCAGAGAAGCATTCCGTGTCTTTGACAAAGATGGAAATGGTTTCATCAGTGCAGCAGAATTGCGTCATGTAATGACAAATTTAGGAGAAAAGTTGACGGACGAAGAAGTTGATGAAATGATCAGGGAGGcagatattgatggtgatggccAGGTTAATTATGAAG agtTCGTTACAATGATGACTTCCAAGTAG